Genomic DNA from Pelosinus sp. UFO1:
CTTCTGTTAATATTGCGATGCCTTTCAGCAGTTTCTTGTTTGCACTTAGTGTGGTTATTGGCATTGGGACACAAAGTTTGATTGGCAGAAAACTGGGGGCGGGCAGTGTCGTGGAAGCTAATAACGCCTTTACAACAGCGGTGGTGCTCGCAGTTGGAGCTTCGCTGCTGTTTACGGCAGCCGCTGTGGTCTTTCCTGTACAGATTGCGTATTTTCTGGGGGCCAATGAACATTTAATGCCGCAGGTAGCGGCATATATTCGTTATTTAGGGATGTTTCTGCCCTTTCTGGCGCTCATGATGGTGTTGGATTATGTGCTCAAGACGACGGCTATGCCTGTTTATGCCATGCTGGCTCTGGTGGTTGCCGTCAGCAGTCATATATTACTGAATTGGCTTCTTCTTGCCAAGCTGGCATTGGGTATTAAAGGGGCGGCGATTGCTACTGGGATTGCCTATAGTATTGCATTTGGTATGGCAATCTTGCCGTTTTTTCGCAAAAAGGCAGTGCTAAAACCGTTTGCCGGCAGTTTTGATAAACATACAGCCCGCCATATTCTCTACAGCGGTTCATCAGAAGGGTTAAGTGAGATGGGAACAGGGATTACCACTTTTTTATTTAATATTACGCTGATGCGTTATGTGGGAGAAATGGGGGTGGCTGCCTTTACGGTCATTAGTTACTTGTCGTTTATTGGCAACAATGTACTCCTCGGGTTATCCGACGGCGTAGGAGCGATCATCAGCTACAATTACGGCAGCCGTCAGATGGCACGGGTAAAAAAAGCCTTAAAGCTGGTTTCTGCTACTGCTTTTGTAATTGGCTTGGTAATTTTTATTGCGATTTTTGTTTTTAGCAAAGAAGTCATTGCGCTATTTTTAAATGACGGACATGAAGAGGTGCTTGCGTTTGCTGTGTATGGTGCCAAAATGTATGCATTTGCCTTTCTGGTAAATGGCTTAAATATTGTTGCAGCCGGTTATTTTACTGCCATTGGCACTCCGAAGCAGGCGGTATTCATCGCTTTGAGCAAAGGGATCATATGGATAGCGGTCGGCATTACTGTGTTGCCGCTTTTGCTTGGTATTCATGGCATCTGGCTGACGGTACCCATAGCAGAGATTGTTACCGCTGTGTTGTCTGGATTCTTACTGTATCGACATTTTAAACATCAAACTCCCAATAAATAAAGAATACTACTCACAATCTACCTGATTAGTAGATTATGGGTAGTTTCTCATTTACACTTAAATAATAAAATGATTCTGCCTCCTTTTTATGGGAATAGCGATCTGAATCTTGGGGCAATTTATAATTATTATCACTCTTTAGTAGGGGGAACTTATGGATAGTTTTACATTGATTCGGCAGCTTCGACTTCAAGCTTCGGATATTAAAGACCAACTATGGATGCAGAATTTTCTAACCGCTCACTGGTGGCTCATAGCAATCACGATTGCTGCTTCCTATATTATTTGGTGGAAGTTTGTGGACAAACGCCGTGTAATCGAGATACTTCTCTTTGGCTCGTATATTGCCGTTTGCCGACTTATCTTTGATAATTGGGGCATTTCTTCAGGACGCTGGACTTATACCTTCGACCTACTTCCAATTGGATATAGTCTATTTTTAAATGACCTAACTGTGGTGCCTCTTTTTCTTATGTTAGTCTATCAGTATTCTCTTGACTGGAAAACCTTCTTAGTTTGGCTTTTAATAGTCCAAGGCATTTTCTCATTTGCGCTTTTGCCGCTTCTTACTTATTTGGGCATCCTTAAAATATATAACTGGACCTACTATGGTTCATTTATTTTTATGCTGGTAACAGCAATCGTGATGAGAGCTATCATGATTTTCGGACTGAGTCTCCAAAAGGAAAGTAGAGTGAATCATCCAGTACCAAGCCCTTCTACACTCGTATCACAACCTGCGATGAAACCAATGGAAACCAATGATGATGGAAAAGAAGGACACTAAAATGGTCTTTTTTTTTGCCCCAAAGCATAGAAGAGAGTTATCGACTTCTTTGCATGTCATATGACTGTCATATCCTTCCTGTAAAATAAACAATGCTTTAAGTATATTCGGTTAGGTACAATTGCTTGATTGGCAGTCTCCAAAGTGATCGATAGTTTGCTGATAATCTCTATATCTTTCTGCAGATGTTATAGTAATCTATAAATGATATAGTTAAATTTAAAAAAACAATAGGATAAGTAGAAAAGAATGTTCTATTATAAGGAGTAGTAAAACTTGAAAAAAAGATTGATAATAATTGTTGTTTATCTAATTAGTTTAAGTAGTTTACCCTTTTTCCATTCAACAGGATATGCACAGGAGGCGGAGCAAGTTGAGGCGATAACTAAGCAAATAGAGGCAAGACCCAACTCTGCCATTCTATATTTTTTACGTGGATTTCAGTATGCAGAGGCAAAGCAATACCATCTTGCAGTCAATGACTATAGTAAGGCAATCGAATTGCAGCCTCAAGGATCGCTGTTTTACATTTGTCGTGCCTATTCCTATTCCGAGCTGAAAAAGTATGATATGGCGATGACTGATTGTAATAGGGCGATTGATTTAGACCCGAAGAATGCTGAATATTATTCGGAGCGTGGCTATACAGAATGGAAAATCGGTAATTTCTCTCGATCGATTGATGATTTTACAAAAGCCATTGAATTAAACCCTGCTGCTCATTTTTATGATGGTCGTGGAAATGCATACGGATGTATGGGGAAATATAATGAGGCCATTCGTGATTTTGAAAAAGCCGTACAATTAAATCCCAAAGAAGGCATGGCATATTTTAATCTAGCGCAAGCTTATGATCAATTAGGGGATAAGGAACGCGCTCTCTCAAATTATCAGCAGGCATCTGAAATCGGAGTTCCAAATCTATCCGAGGCAGGCCAAGTAAAACTTGAGGCACGTTTAAATGGAGATTGGAGTAATTTTAAGGAATGGATATAGAATAAAGAGGTGAAACATTGAAGATGACTTGGTAAAATAAGTTTACAGTGTAAAAATTTAAAAGGATTTAGCATTTATGAAAGAGAAGATATCCATAATCTACCTTGTTAGTAGATTTATGGGTATCTTCTCTTTAGATTTGCATAACGATGAAATAAAGGAATTTAAAGTTAGCCCTCTAAGAGAGGCCAATATATTATTGAAGGAGGAATAAAAAATGCCATTTGTTAATTTAAAACTGGTTAAAGGACAAACAACTTCAGAACAAAAAAAGCTAATAATAGAAGGTATAACTGATTTAATTGTAAATATCATGGGTCGAGACAGGAATTTTACTGTAATCACAATTGATGAACTAGAGAAGGATCAATGGGCTATCGGAGGGGAAACCTTTGATCATTTATCTTTTGAAAAAAGGATAGTGTCCTTTGTAAATATTAAGGTTTCGAAAGGAACAACTAATCCTAATGAAATGGAGCGAATGATGAAAGCTACCAAAGAATTAATGATAAGTATTTTAGGAACATGCGATGAAACTAGTTACTTTATAATTGATGAGCTTAATCCAGATGGCTGGGGATTTGATGGAATGTCAATGTCTGAGCGCAATAAAGGGTAATATAACAGGAGGAATAATGATGGACATTAAAGAAATGAAAGAGTATCGAAAAAAGTATAATTTGAAACTTGTTGAAGCTGATGACTTCTTTAAGGAATTTGGAGCATTGGATGATAATACATATTCTGCTGGTGCGATTGATAAAAAGCACAAAGAACTTATGGGATTAGCCATTTCAGTAGTTAGCCGTTGCAACGAGTGTATTTGTTATCATATAGAAGGTTGTATAAATGCTAAAGCAAATGTAGACGAGATTATGGAAGCAATAAAGATTGGCGTTATTGGTGGCGGTTCTATAACTTATCCTAATGCGAGATTCGCTATGAAAGTATTAGAAGAATTTACATCGTTGGAAATATAGAAAACTCATACGGGGAGTGTCGGAGTGTGCGTAGGTTAATTTGTTTCGTAATGGTTATTAATATTTTGCTGATTTTCATGCCGGGAAAATCATATTGTGCCGAATCCAAGGTTGAACTAGATTGGGACTACTTGACTCATGCGAGCTTCAAAGATCGTTATATTGATACGGTATCGCTACATATACTTGAAAATATTTCGAAAAAAGAGAATAGGTCTATCTATAGAGGCATTACAATTACTCGGCCGTATGGGTACATAAATAATGATAA
This window encodes:
- a CDS encoding MATE family efflux transporter codes for the protein MKENILGTESINKLFLHYSIPTIAAMLFLGLNTIVDGLFVGHYIGADALASVNIAMPFSSFLFALSVVIGIGTQSLIGRKLGAGSVVEANNAFTTAVVLAVGASLLFTAAAVVFPVQIAYFLGANEHLMPQVAAYIRYLGMFLPFLALMMVLDYVLKTTAMPVYAMLALVVAVSSHILLNWLLLAKLALGIKGAAIATGIAYSIAFGMAILPFFRKKAVLKPFAGSFDKHTARHILYSGSSEGLSEMGTGITTFLFNITLMRYVGEMGVAAFTVISYLSFIGNNVLLGLSDGVGAIISYNYGSRQMARVKKALKLVSATAFVIGLVIFIAIFVFSKEVIALFLNDGHEEVLAFAVYGAKMYAFAFLVNGLNIVAAGYFTAIGTPKQAVFIALSKGIIWIAVGITVLPLLLGIHGIWLTVPIAEIVTAVLSGFLLYRHFKHQTPNK
- a CDS encoding CBO0543 family protein, with the translated sequence MDSFTLIRQLRLQASDIKDQLWMQNFLTAHWWLIAITIAASYIIWWKFVDKRRVIEILLFGSYIAVCRLIFDNWGISSGRWTYTFDLLPIGYSLFLNDLTVVPLFLMLVYQYSLDWKTFLVWLLIVQGIFSFALLPLLTYLGILKIYNWTYYGSFIFMLVTAIVMRAIMIFGLSLQKESRVNHPVPSPSTLVSQPAMKPMETNDDGKEGH
- a CDS encoding tetratricopeptide repeat protein: MKKRLIIIVVYLISLSSLPFFHSTGYAQEAEQVEAITKQIEARPNSAILYFLRGFQYAEAKQYHLAVNDYSKAIELQPQGSLFYICRAYSYSELKKYDMAMTDCNRAIDLDPKNAEYYSERGYTEWKIGNFSRSIDDFTKAIELNPAAHFYDGRGNAYGCMGKYNEAIRDFEKAVQLNPKEGMAYFNLAQAYDQLGDKERALSNYQQASEIGVPNLSEAGQVKLEARLNGDWSNFKEWI
- a CDS encoding 2-hydroxymuconate tautomerase family protein — translated: MPFVNLKLVKGQTTSEQKKLIIEGITDLIVNIMGRDRNFTVITIDELEKDQWAIGGETFDHLSFEKRIVSFVNIKVSKGTTNPNEMERMMKATKELMISILGTCDETSYFIIDELNPDGWGFDGMSMSERNKG
- a CDS encoding carboxymuconolactone decarboxylase family protein — encoded protein: MMDIKEMKEYRKKYNLKLVEADDFFKEFGALDDNTYSAGAIDKKHKELMGLAISVVSRCNECICYHIEGCINAKANVDEIMEAIKIGVIGGGSITYPNARFAMKVLEEFTSLEI